The following coding sequences are from one Streptomyces sp. NBC_01232 window:
- a CDS encoding RecB family exonuclease: MTTSPGAVPGAADADARSAVAPSSLSPSRASDFMQCPLLYRFRVIDKLPEKPSAAATRGTLVHAVLERLFDHPAQERTAPRAKSLLPGQWDRLLESKPELAELFPAGDEGAGLARWLTEAEALVERWFTLEDPTRLEPVEREFFVETELESGLRLRGIIDRVDVAPTGEVRIVDYKTGKAPRPEYAEGALFQMKFYALVVWRLKQVVPRRLQLVYLGSGDVLTYDPVIADLERVERKLLALWEAIREATETGEWRPRPTKLCGWCDHQAVCPEFGGTPPPYPLTISPGHRREVPPPRPEAERPAGS; the protein is encoded by the coding sequence GATGCCGATGCGCGGAGCGCTGTGGCGCCCAGTTCGCTCTCCCCTTCGCGGGCGAGCGATTTCATGCAGTGCCCGCTGCTGTACCGGTTCCGGGTGATCGACAAGCTGCCGGAGAAGCCGAGCGCGGCGGCCACGCGCGGGACGCTGGTCCATGCCGTGCTGGAGCGGTTGTTCGATCATCCGGCGCAGGAGCGGACGGCGCCGCGGGCGAAGTCGCTGCTGCCGGGGCAGTGGGACCGATTGCTGGAGTCGAAGCCGGAGCTGGCGGAGCTGTTTCCGGCGGGTGACGAGGGGGCGGGGCTGGCGCGCTGGCTGACGGAGGCCGAGGCGCTGGTCGAGCGGTGGTTCACGCTGGAGGACCCGACGCGGCTGGAGCCGGTGGAGCGGGAGTTCTTCGTGGAGACGGAGCTGGAGTCGGGGCTGCGGCTGCGCGGGATCATCGACCGGGTGGACGTGGCGCCGACGGGTGAGGTGCGGATCGTCGACTACAAGACGGGCAAGGCGCCGCGGCCGGAGTACGCCGAGGGCGCGCTGTTCCAGATGAAGTTCTACGCGCTGGTGGTGTGGCGGCTGAAGCAGGTGGTGCCGCGGCGGCTGCAGTTGGTGTATCTGGGCAGTGGCGACGTGTTGACGTACGACCCGGTGATCGCGGACCTGGAGCGGGTGGAGCGCAAGCTGCTCGCGTTGTGGGAGGCGATCCGGGAGGCGACGGAGACGGGTGAGTGGCGGCCGCGCCCGACGAAGCTGTGCGGCTGGTGTGATCATCAGGCGGTGTGTCCGGAGTTCGGTGGGACTCCCCCGCCCTATCCTCTGACGATCTCCCCCGGCCACCGCCGGGAGGTGCCCCCGCCGCGTCCGGAGGCGGAACGCCCGGCGGGGTCCTGA
- a CDS encoding response regulator transcription factor, protein MAIRVLLVDDQPLLRTGFRMILEAEEDLAVVGEAGDGLQALDQVRALQPDVVLMDIRMPRMDGVEATRQITGPERNGPAKVLVLTTFDLDEYVVEALRAGASGFLLKDAPANELVQAIRVVAAGEAMLAPSITRRLLDKYAGHLPSGEENLPNTLGTLTEREVEVLKLVSRGLSNAEIAADLFVSETTVKTHVGHVLTKLGLRDRVQAAVYAYESGLVRPGAQ, encoded by the coding sequence GTGGCGATCCGCGTCCTTCTGGTCGACGACCAGCCGCTGCTGCGCACCGGCTTCCGGATGATCCTGGAGGCCGAGGAGGACCTGGCGGTGGTCGGCGAGGCCGGGGACGGTCTGCAGGCGCTGGACCAGGTGCGGGCGCTGCAGCCCGACGTGGTGCTGATGGACATCCGGATGCCGCGGATGGACGGGGTGGAGGCGACCCGGCAGATCACCGGTCCGGAGCGCAACGGGCCGGCGAAGGTGCTGGTGCTGACCACGTTCGATCTGGACGAGTACGTGGTGGAGGCGCTGCGGGCGGGGGCGAGCGGGTTCCTGCTGAAGGACGCGCCGGCGAACGAGCTGGTGCAGGCGATCCGGGTGGTCGCCGCGGGTGAGGCGATGCTCGCGCCGAGCATCACGCGGCGGCTGCTGGACAAGTACGCGGGGCATCTGCCGTCGGGTGAGGAGAACCTTCCGAACACCCTGGGGACGCTGACGGAGCGCGAGGTCGAGGTGCTGAAGCTGGTGTCCCGCGGGCTGTCGAACGCGGAGATCGCGGCGGACCTGTTCGTGAGCGAGACGACGGTCAAGACGCATGTGGGTCACGTGCTGACGAAGCTGGGGCTGCGGGACCGGGTCCAGGCGGCCGTGTACGCGTACGAGAGCGGTCTGGTCCGCCCCGGGGCCCAGTAG
- a CDS encoding ABC transporter substrate-binding protein has translation MNRRNQWLAAPLGAATAAALLSGCGSTDGSNAGSGKGVVMGISDKVKSVDPASGYDPGSWLLFNNVFQSLLSFPKGGTTPEPDAAQACGFEGGDSKLYKCTLKSGLKFSNGNSLTSKDVKFSFERTLKINDENGPAVMLSSIAGIDAPNDETVIFRLKTSDATFPSKIASGAGSIVDHSEYPADKLRTDNKAIGSGVYKLDSFGEKSATFSVNESYTGKAKAKNTGVTLKFFNGDQAGLKTVLESGDVDFAFRGLAAKDIAALASSKTGDNKVDIVQGTGAEVEHMVFNVNDPVVGKLPVRKAIAYLVDREALVKDVYAGTATALYSIVPTGIAGHTTAFFDRYGGSPQPEKAKAVLKAAGINGKVKLTLYSTPSRYGPSTDQQFEVIAKQLNDSGLFEADVKSVEYEQYEKDIQAGKYGVYVKGWVPDYPDADNFTQPFFGPGNVLNNNYDNKEITGTIIPSTSAKSDRTAANTDYNRLQDIVADEVPILPLWQGKQYAVTRQNVNGLQWSLDASTVFRFWEISKG, from the coding sequence GTGAATCGACGTAACCAGTGGCTGGCGGCCCCGCTCGGCGCAGCCACCGCCGCCGCGCTGCTCAGCGGTTGCGGTTCGACCGATGGCTCCAATGCCGGCAGCGGCAAGGGCGTGGTCATGGGCATATCCGACAAGGTGAAGTCCGTCGACCCGGCATCGGGCTACGACCCCGGCTCCTGGCTGCTGTTCAACAACGTCTTCCAGTCGCTGCTGAGCTTCCCCAAGGGCGGCACCACCCCCGAGCCCGACGCCGCGCAGGCCTGCGGCTTCGAGGGCGGTGACAGCAAGCTCTACAAGTGCACCCTGAAGAGCGGGCTGAAGTTCAGCAACGGCAACAGCCTCACCTCGAAGGACGTCAAGTTCTCCTTCGAGCGCACGCTGAAGATCAACGACGAGAACGGCCCGGCCGTGATGCTCTCGTCGATCGCGGGCATCGACGCCCCCAACGACGAGACCGTCATCTTCCGGCTCAAGACCTCCGACGCCACCTTCCCCAGCAAGATCGCGTCGGGCGCCGGCTCCATCGTCGACCACAGCGAGTACCCGGCCGACAAGCTGCGCACCGACAACAAGGCGATCGGCTCCGGCGTCTACAAGCTGGACTCCTTCGGCGAGAAGAGCGCCACCTTCTCGGTCAACGAGTCCTACACCGGCAAGGCCAAGGCCAAGAACACCGGCGTCACGCTGAAGTTCTTCAACGGCGACCAGGCCGGCCTCAAGACGGTCCTGGAGAGCGGGGACGTGGACTTCGCGTTCCGCGGCCTCGCCGCCAAGGACATCGCCGCCCTCGCCTCGTCGAAGACCGGCGACAACAAGGTCGACATTGTCCAGGGCACCGGCGCCGAGGTCGAGCACATGGTGTTCAACGTCAACGACCCCGTCGTCGGCAAGCTGCCCGTCCGCAAGGCCATCGCCTACCTCGTGGACCGCGAAGCCCTCGTCAAGGACGTGTACGCGGGCACCGCCACCGCGCTCTACTCGATCGTGCCGACCGGCATCGCCGGCCACACGACCGCCTTCTTCGACCGCTACGGCGGCAGCCCGCAGCCCGAGAAGGCCAAGGCCGTCCTCAAGGCCGCCGGCATCAACGGCAAGGTCAAGCTGACCCTGTACTCCACCCCGTCCCGCTACGGCCCCTCCACGGACCAGCAGTTCGAGGTCATCGCCAAGCAGCTCAACGACAGCGGTCTCTTCGAGGCCGACGTCAAGTCCGTCGAGTACGAGCAGTACGAGAAGGACATCCAGGCCGGCAAGTACGGCGTGTACGTGAAGGGCTGGGTGCCCGACTACCCGGACGCCGACAACTTCACGCAGCCGTTCTTCGGCCCGGGCAACGTGCTGAACAACAACTACGACAACAAGGAGATCACCGGGACCATCATCCCGTCGACCTCCGCGAAGTCCGACCGCACCGCGGCCAACACGGACTACAACCGACTCCAGGACATCGTCGCCGACGAGGTGCCGATCCTCCCGCTCTGGCAGGGCAAGCAGTACGCCGTCACCCGCCAGAACGTGAACGGCCTGCAGTGGTCCCTGGACGCCTCGACCGTCTTCCGCTTCTGGGAGATCAGCAAGGGCTGA
- a CDS encoding ABC transporter substrate-binding protein codes for MNRKTMVLTAAAGLLTPALAACGSVSGGGAGSGAIVVGTTDRFEAADFAPAPFDPAYAYDAGAWNVLRQTVQTLMHTPRGGGQPVPEAASSCRFTDAGNESYRCTLRPGLKFADGEPLTAKDVKFSIDRVLAIKDENGPSSLLSTLGNVEVKGTDTVVFHLKTPDATFPFKLSTPAAGIVSEKNYDAKKLREGFAVDGSGPYTMKAEVKGNRLVRAVFTKNPHYKGDIKLQNDNVELRTFPDSPAMGKALTDGKIHVVSRTLSPAQIADFSAQPPKGVKLVPMPGLEIRYLGFNTEAPVVKEKAVRQALAAAVDRGQLISKVYGKAAQPLYSLVPTTVTGHVNSFYNKYGDANTPKAAALLKEAGIKTPVKLTLHYTSDHYGDGTAAEFEALKAQLNSTQLFDITVQGSAWADFRPAQKQGDHAAYGLGWFPDYPDADNFLAPFLEQDNFLGTPYANNTVRGKLIPESRRAVDRTVAVPAITEIQDIVAEDVPVLPLWQGKQYVAARDGITGVEWSVNAISDLQLWELGRGVSG; via the coding sequence ATGAACCGCAAGACCATGGTGCTGACGGCCGCGGCCGGACTGCTCACCCCCGCGCTGGCCGCCTGCGGCAGCGTGAGCGGCGGAGGAGCGGGATCCGGAGCGATCGTCGTCGGAACCACCGATCGGTTCGAGGCCGCAGACTTCGCTCCCGCCCCCTTCGACCCGGCCTACGCCTACGACGCCGGCGCCTGGAACGTCCTGCGCCAGACCGTCCAGACGCTGATGCACACCCCGCGCGGCGGCGGCCAGCCCGTCCCCGAAGCGGCCTCCTCCTGCCGCTTCACCGACGCCGGCAACGAGAGCTACCGCTGCACGCTGCGCCCCGGGCTGAAGTTCGCCGACGGCGAGCCGCTCACCGCCAAGGACGTCAAGTTCTCCATCGACCGCGTCCTCGCCATCAAGGACGAGAACGGCCCCTCCTCGCTGCTCTCCACCCTCGGCAACGTCGAGGTCAAGGGCACCGACACCGTCGTCTTCCACCTGAAGACCCCGGACGCGACCTTCCCGTTCAAGCTCTCCACGCCCGCCGCCGGCATCGTCAGCGAGAAGAACTACGACGCCAAGAAGCTCCGCGAGGGCTTCGCCGTGGACGGCTCCGGCCCGTACACGATGAAGGCCGAGGTCAAGGGCAACCGGCTGGTCCGCGCCGTCTTCACCAAGAACCCGCACTACAAGGGCGACATCAAGCTGCAGAACGACAACGTCGAGCTGCGCACGTTCCCCGACTCCCCGGCCATGGGCAAGGCGCTCACCGACGGGAAGATCCACGTGGTCTCCCGCACCCTGTCGCCGGCCCAGATCGCCGACTTCAGCGCCCAGCCGCCCAAGGGCGTCAAGCTGGTCCCGATGCCCGGTCTGGAGATCCGCTACCTCGGCTTCAACACCGAGGCGCCGGTCGTCAAGGAGAAGGCCGTACGCCAGGCCCTCGCGGCCGCCGTCGACCGCGGCCAGCTCATCTCCAAGGTCTACGGCAAGGCCGCGCAGCCGCTCTACTCGCTGGTTCCCACCACCGTGACGGGCCACGTCAACTCCTTCTACAACAAGTACGGCGACGCCAACACGCCCAAGGCCGCCGCCCTGCTGAAGGAGGCCGGGATCAAGACCCCGGTCAAGCTGACGCTGCACTACACCAGCGACCACTACGGCGACGGAACGGCCGCCGAGTTCGAGGCCCTCAAGGCCCAGCTGAACTCCACGCAGCTGTTCGACATCACCGTCCAGGGCAGCGCATGGGCGGACTTCCGCCCCGCCCAGAAGCAGGGCGACCACGCCGCCTACGGGCTCGGCTGGTTCCCCGACTACCCGGACGCCGACAACTTCCTCGCCCCGTTCCTGGAGCAGGACAACTTCCTGGGCACGCCGTACGCCAACAACACGGTCCGCGGCAAGCTCATCCCCGAATCGCGGCGGGCGGTCGACCGTACCGTCGCCGTCCCCGCGATCACGGAGATACAGGACATCGTCGCCGAGGACGTGCCCGTCCTGCCCCTGTGGCAGGGCAAGCAGTACGTCGCCGCACGCGACGGGATCACCGGAGTGGAGTGGTCGGTCAACGCCATCTCCGACCTCCAGCTGTGGGAGCTCGGCCGCGGCGTAAGCGGCTGA
- a CDS encoding HAD family hydrolase — MTSTVPAPVARTADGSALQAVLLDMDGTLVDTEGFWWEIEAEIFQELGHRLDEAWRDVVVGGPMSRSGTFLIEATGAAIGLAELSVLLNERFEARIADRVPLMPGAERLLAELARHNVPTALVSASHRRVIDQVLLTLGRDRFTMTVAGDEVARTKPHPDPYLFAAQALGAHPSRCAVIEDTRTGVAAAEAAGCRVVAIPSVGVIEPAPGRTVVRSLEDVDLAFLRSLIAPMN; from the coding sequence ATGACGAGCACCGTTCCCGCCCCCGTCGCCCGTACGGCCGACGGTTCTGCCCTGCAGGCGGTGCTGCTCGACATGGACGGCACTCTGGTCGACACCGAGGGCTTCTGGTGGGAGATCGAGGCGGAGATCTTCCAGGAGCTCGGGCACCGGCTCGACGAGGCCTGGCGCGACGTGGTCGTAGGCGGCCCGATGAGCCGCAGCGGGACCTTCCTGATCGAGGCGACCGGTGCCGCCATCGGCCTCGCCGAGCTGAGCGTGCTGCTCAACGAGCGCTTCGAGGCCCGCATCGCCGACCGCGTGCCGCTGATGCCCGGCGCCGAGCGGCTGCTGGCCGAGCTGGCGCGGCACAACGTGCCCACCGCCCTCGTGTCGGCCTCCCACCGCCGGGTCATCGACCAGGTCCTGCTCACCCTCGGCCGCGACCGCTTCACGATGACGGTCGCCGGTGACGAGGTGGCCCGTACCAAGCCGCACCCCGACCCGTACCTGTTCGCCGCGCAGGCGCTGGGAGCGCACCCTTCGCGGTGCGCGGTCATCGAGGACACGCGCACGGGTGTGGCGGCCGCCGAGGCCGCCGGCTGCCGGGTCGTGGCCATCCCCTCGGTGGGCGTGATCGAGCCCGCCCCGGGGCGTACGGTCGTCCGCTCGCTGGAGGACGTGGACCTGGCGTTCCTGCGCTCGCTCATCGCCCCGATGAACTGA
- the metH gene encoding methionine synthase, translated as MASLPNLPADTQTRADALREALATRVVVADGAMGTMLQAQDPTMEDFQQLEGCNEVLNVTRPDIVRSVHEAYFSVGVDCVETNTFGTNYAALAEYDIAERNFELSEAGARIAREVADEFTASTGQQRWVLGSMGPGTKLPTLGHITYGQIRDAYQINAEGLISGGADALLVETTQDLLQTKSSIIGAHRAMAALGITVPLICSVTVETTGTMLLGSEIGAALTALEPLGIDMIGLNCATGPAEMSEHLRYLARNARIPLSCMPNAGLPVLTKDGAHYPLSAPELADAQETFVRDYGLSLVGGCCGTTPEHLRQVVERVRGLTPTTRDPHPEPGAASLYQTVPFRQDTSYMAIGERTNANGSKKFREAMLEARWDDCVEMARDQIREGAHMLDLCVDYVGRDGVADMAELAGRFATASTLPIVLDSTEVPVIRAGLEKLGGRAVINSVNYEDGDGPESRFALVTRLAQEHGAALIALTIDEEGQARTVGHKVAIAERLIEDLTANWGIRESDILIDTLTFTICTGQEESRGDGIATIEAIRELKRLHPDVQTTLGLSNISFGLNPAARVLLNSVFLDECVKAGLDSAIVHASKILPIARFDEEQVTTALDLIYDRREGDYDPLQKLMALFEGVNTKSMKAGRAEELLALPLDERLQRRIIDGEKNGLEADLDEALQTRPALDIVNDTLLEGMKVVGELFGSGQMQLPFVLQSAEVMKTAVAFLEPHMEKTDDEGKGTIVLATVRGDVHDIGKNLVDIILTNNGYNVVNIGIKQPVSAILEAAQEHKADVIGMSGLLVKSTVIMKENLEELNQRKLAADYPVILGGAALTRAYVEQDLHEIYEGEVRYARDAFEGLRLMDALIAVKRGVPGASLPELKQRRVAKRDTPVLQVEEAEEPGGRSDVAVDNPVPTPPFWGTRVVKGIPLKDYASWLDEGALFKGQWGLKQARAGGATYEELVETEGRPRLRGLLDKLHTENLLEAAVVYGYFPCVSKGEDLIILDEEGNERTRFTFPRQRRGRRLCLADFFRPEESGETDVVGLQVVTVGSKIGEATAKLFESDSYREYLELHGLSVQLAEAMAEYWHARVRSELGFAGEDPSKVEDMFDLKYRGARFSLGYGACPDLEDRAKIAALLEPERIGVHLSEEFQLHPEQSTDAIVIHHPEAKYFNAR; from the coding sequence ATGGCTTCGTTGCCCAACCTGCCCGCTGACACCCAGACCCGGGCCGATGCCCTCAGAGAGGCGCTCGCGACGCGTGTGGTCGTGGCCGACGGGGCCATGGGGACGATGCTGCAGGCGCAGGACCCGACCATGGAGGACTTCCAGCAGCTGGAGGGCTGCAACGAGGTCCTGAACGTCACCCGCCCGGACATCGTGCGTTCGGTCCACGAGGCCTACTTCTCGGTGGGTGTGGACTGTGTGGAGACGAACACCTTCGGCACGAACTACGCGGCGCTCGCGGAGTACGACATCGCCGAACGCAATTTCGAGCTGTCCGAGGCCGGTGCCCGGATCGCCCGCGAGGTCGCGGACGAGTTCACGGCCTCCACCGGTCAGCAGCGCTGGGTGCTGGGTTCGATGGGCCCCGGCACCAAGCTCCCGACGCTGGGCCACATCACCTACGGGCAGATCCGTGACGCCTACCAGATCAACGCCGAGGGCCTGATCTCCGGCGGCGCGGACGCGCTGCTGGTGGAGACCACCCAGGACCTCCTGCAGACCAAGTCCTCGATCATCGGCGCGCACCGCGCCATGGCGGCCCTGGGCATCACCGTCCCGCTGATCTGCTCCGTCACCGTCGAGACCACCGGCACGATGCTGCTGGGTTCGGAGATCGGCGCGGCCCTGACCGCGCTGGAGCCGCTCGGCATCGACATGATCGGCCTCAACTGCGCCACCGGCCCCGCCGAGATGAGCGAGCACCTGCGCTACCTGGCGCGCAACGCGCGCATCCCGCTGTCCTGCATGCCGAACGCCGGCCTGCCGGTGCTGACCAAGGACGGCGCCCACTACCCGCTGTCCGCCCCCGAACTCGCCGACGCCCAGGAGACCTTCGTCCGCGACTACGGCCTCTCCCTGGTCGGCGGCTGCTGCGGCACCACCCCCGAACACCTGCGCCAGGTCGTCGAGCGGGTCCGCGGACTCACCCCGACCACCCGCGATCCCCACCCCGAGCCGGGTGCGGCGTCGCTGTATCAGACGGTGCCGTTCCGGCAGGACACGTCGTACATGGCGATCGGTGAGCGGACGAACGCGAACGGGTCGAAGAAGTTCCGTGAGGCGATGCTGGAGGCCCGCTGGGACGACTGTGTGGAGATGGCCCGGGACCAGATCCGTGAGGGCGCCCACATGCTCGATCTGTGTGTGGATTATGTGGGCCGTGACGGTGTCGCGGACATGGCGGAGCTCGCCGGCCGTTTCGCGACCGCTTCGACCCTGCCGATCGTGCTGGACTCCACCGAGGTCCCGGTCATCCGGGCGGGCCTGGAGAAGCTCGGCGGCCGCGCTGTGATCAACTCGGTGAACTACGAGGACGGCGACGGTCCGGAGTCGCGGTTCGCGCTGGTCACCCGCCTGGCCCAGGAGCACGGGGCTGCTCTGATCGCGCTGACCATCGACGAGGAGGGCCAGGCCCGGACCGTCGGGCACAAGGTCGCCATCGCCGAGCGGCTCATCGAGGACCTGACCGCCAACTGGGGGATCCGCGAGTCGGACATCCTCATCGACACCCTGACCTTCACGATCTGCACCGGCCAGGAGGAGTCCCGGGGCGACGGCATCGCGACGATCGAGGCGATCCGTGAGCTCAAGCGGCTTCACCCGGACGTCCAGACCACCCTCGGCCTCTCCAACATCTCGTTCGGCCTGAACCCGGCGGCGCGCGTGCTGCTGAACTCCGTGTTCCTGGACGAGTGCGTGAAGGCCGGTCTGGATTCGGCGATCGTCCACGCGAGCAAGATCCTGCCGATCGCCCGGTTCGACGAGGAGCAGGTCACCACCGCCCTCGACCTGATCTACGACCGGCGTGAGGGCGATTACGACCCGCTGCAGAAGCTGATGGCCCTCTTCGAGGGCGTCAACACCAAGTCGATGAAGGCCGGCCGCGCCGAGGAACTCCTCGCGCTGCCGCTGGACGAGCGCCTCCAGCGGCGGATCATCGACGGTGAGAAGAACGGCCTGGAGGCCGACCTCGACGAGGCCCTGCAGACCCGCCCCGCCCTCGACATCGTCAACGACACCCTCCTGGAGGGCATGAAGGTCGTCGGTGAGCTGTTCGGCTCCGGCCAGATGCAGCTTCCGTTCGTCCTGCAGTCGGCCGAGGTCATGAAGACGGCCGTGGCCTTTCTCGAGCCGCACATGGAGAAGACGGACGACGAGGGCAAGGGCACGATCGTGCTGGCGACCGTCCGCGGTGACGTCCACGACATCGGCAAGAACCTCGTCGACATCATCCTCACCAACAACGGCTACAACGTCGTCAACATCGGCATCAAGCAGCCGGTCTCCGCGATCCTCGAAGCCGCGCAGGAGCACAAGGCCGACGTCATCGGCATGTCGGGTCTCCTCGTGAAATCGACCGTGATCATGAAGGAGAACCTGGAGGAGCTCAACCAGCGCAAGCTGGCCGCCGACTACCCCGTCATCCTCGGCGGCGCCGCCCTCACCCGCGCCTACGTCGAACAGGACCTCCACGAAATCTACGAGGGCGAAGTCCGCTACGCCCGCGACGCCTTCGAGGGCCTGCGCCTCATGGACGCCCTCATCGCCGTGAAGCGCGGTGTTCCCGGCGCGTCCCTGCCCGAGCTCAAGCAGCGCCGCGTCGCCAAGCGCGACACGCCGGTGCTGCAGGTCGAGGAGGCCGAGGAGCCGGGTGGCCGCTCCGACGTGGCCGTCGACAACCCGGTCCCCACCCCGCCGTTCTGGGGCACCCGCGTCGTCAAGGGCATCCCGCTCAAGGACTACGCCTCCTGGCTCGACGAGGGCGCCCTCTTCAAGGGCCAGTGGGGCCTCAAGCAGGCCCGCGCGGGCGGGGCCACGTACGAGGAGCTCGTCGAGACCGAGGGCCGTCCGCGCCTGCGCGGCCTCCTGGACAAGCTGCACACCGAGAACCTGCTGGAGGCCGCGGTCGTCTACGGGTACTTCCCCTGCGTCTCCAAGGGCGAGGACCTGATCATCCTGGACGAGGAGGGCAACGAGCGGACCCGCTTCACCTTCCCGCGCCAGCGCCGCGGCCGCCGCCTGTGCCTCGCCGACTTCTTCCGCCCCGAGGAGTCCGGCGAGACCGACGTCGTCGGCCTCCAGGTGGTCACCGTGGGTTCGAAGATCGGCGAGGCCACGGCCAAGCTGTTCGAGTCGGACTCCTACCGCGAGTACCTGGAGCTGCACGGCCTGTCCGTCCAGCTGGCCGAGGCGATGGCCGAGTACTGGCACGCCCGGGTGCGTTCCGAGCTCGGATTCGCCGGTGAGGACCCGTCGAAGGTCGAGGACATGTTCGACCTCAAGTACCGCGGCGCCCGCTTCTCGCTGGGTTACGGCGCCTGCCCCGACCTGGAGGACCGCGCCAAGATCGCCGCCCTCCTGGAGCCGGAGCGGATCGGCGTCCACCTGTCGGAGGAGTTCCAGCTCCACCCGGAGCAGTCCACCGACGCGATCGTGATTCATCACCCCGAAGCGAAGTATTTCAACGCACGCTGA
- a CDS encoding IclR family transcriptional regulator: MARNIQSLERAAAMLRLLAGGERRLGLSDVASSLGLAKGTAHGILRTLQAEGFVEQDPASGRYQLGAELLRLGNSYLDVHELRARALVWTDDLARASGESVYVGVLHQSGVLIMHHVFRPDDSRQVLEVGAMQPLHSTALGKVLSAYDPVAHTQAHDVDREAFTPRTVTDGTAFEEILGLTRARGWASDVEETWEGIASVAAPIHDRRRMPVGAVAVAGAVERVCGESGEPRAALVASVRDCARAVSRDLGAGRF, from the coding sequence ATGGCACGGAACATCCAGTCGCTCGAACGAGCCGCTGCGATGCTGCGACTCCTGGCGGGCGGCGAGCGCCGGCTGGGACTCTCGGACGTGGCGTCCTCGCTGGGCCTGGCCAAGGGCACGGCCCACGGCATCCTGCGCACCCTGCAGGCCGAGGGCTTCGTGGAGCAGGACCCGGCCTCCGGCCGCTACCAGCTGGGCGCGGAGCTGCTGCGCCTGGGCAACAGCTACCTCGACGTGCACGAGCTGCGCGCCCGCGCCCTGGTCTGGACGGACGATCTGGCCCGGGCGAGCGGCGAGAGCGTGTACGTGGGCGTGCTGCACCAGAGCGGGGTGCTGATCATGCACCACGTGTTCCGGCCCGACGACAGCCGCCAGGTGCTGGAGGTGGGGGCCATGCAGCCGCTGCACTCCACCGCCCTGGGCAAGGTGCTGTCGGCCTACGACCCCGTGGCGCACACCCAGGCCCATGACGTGGACCGCGAGGCGTTCACCCCCCGTACGGTCACCGACGGCACCGCCTTCGAGGAGATCCTGGGCCTGACCCGGGCCCGCGGCTGGGCCTCCGACGTCGAGGAGACCTGGGAGGGCATCGCCTCGGTGGCGGCGCCGATCCACGACCGGCGCAGGATGCCGGTGGGCGCCGTGGCGGTCGCGGGCGCCGTGGAACGGGTCTGCGGCGAGTCGGGTGAACCCCGTGCGGCCCTCGTGGCGTCGGTGCGGGACTGTGCGCGTGCGGTTTCACGCGATCTCGGCGCAGGCCGGTTCTGA